In one Rhodococcus sp. B50 genomic region, the following are encoded:
- a CDS encoding FAD:protein FMN transferase, with the protein MIGSNEWWEWGRQIALAVTEPHALHRARMIVRGVVAESEAVSDSRRGDAEIHSVNLAQGTPVTMSPRLASMVRSALWAARMTGGTVTPVDSDDAAVDAGAIPPIHPIPTYRDVQIEGDIVLAPFGVSLELGATAVADTVDYSAALVASLLECGALVRIGDVMATAGHAPAGGWQVPLPDRGSVELPAGSAMASHTTDVADPERWRLVSVIAPDAVWADAAAATALQRGIGALSWLEQYDLPARLVDTHGRVRTTTAWSDPKAA; encoded by the coding sequence ATGATCGGCAGCAACGAATGGTGGGAGTGGGGTCGGCAGATCGCACTCGCGGTGACCGAGCCGCATGCGCTGCACCGTGCCCGCATGATCGTGCGCGGCGTCGTCGCCGAATCCGAGGCGGTCAGCGACAGCCGCCGTGGCGACGCCGAGATCCATTCCGTCAATCTCGCGCAGGGCACCCCGGTCACGATGAGCCCCCGCTTGGCGTCGATGGTGCGGTCGGCGCTGTGGGCGGCCCGCATGACGGGCGGGACCGTCACTCCGGTCGACTCCGACGATGCAGCCGTCGACGCCGGCGCCATCCCGCCGATCCATCCCATCCCGACCTACCGCGACGTGCAGATCGAGGGAGACATCGTGCTCGCCCCGTTCGGGGTGAGCCTCGAACTCGGCGCGACGGCCGTGGCCGACACCGTCGACTACTCGGCGGCGCTCGTCGCGAGCCTGCTCGAATGCGGAGCGCTCGTGCGCATCGGCGATGTCATGGCCACCGCGGGTCACGCGCCGGCCGGAGGATGGCAGGTGCCGCTTCCGGATCGAGGGTCCGTCGAACTGCCGGCCGGATCGGCGATGGCGTCGCACACCACCGACGTCGCCGACCCGGAGCGGTGGCGTCTGGTCAGCGTCATCGCTCCCGACGCGGTGTGGGCCGATGCGGCCGCGGCGACGGCACTGCAGCGGGGGATCGGGGCCCTGTCGTGGCTCGAGCAGTACGACCTGCCCGCGCGTCTCGTCGACACCCATGGTCGCGTCCGGACCACCACGGCGTGGTCCGATCCGAAGGCAGCGTGA
- a CDS encoding acyl-CoA dehydrogenase family protein, with amino-acid sequence MNFPATHEVFNQVPNLEPYQAADDPALLEGLRREGASWAADEVRELGDLAGTARAQDWGRLADEYPPVLHTHDRYGRRIDEVEFHPHWHDLMTVAVENGLHAAPWRDPRPGAHVARAAKFYVWGHTDAGHMCPISMTYAAIPALRHNVELAERYEPLLAAPHYDFGLREPSSKRGLIAGMSMTEKQGGSDVRANTTTATPNADGSYRIVGHKWFTSAPMSDLFLTLAQTEHGPSCFLLPRVLPDGTRNAIRIQRLKDKLGNKSNASSEIEYENAIGWLVGPEGRGINTIIEMVNMTRLDCVIGSAVNMRVATLRAVHHARHRKAFGALLVDQPLMRNVLSDLVVESDAATTMMMRLAGATDRAAGDDQEAALRRIALAVTKYWVCKRAPALTAEALECLGGNGYAEESGMPRLYRESPLMSIWEGSGNVAALDALRAMARQPDTVEAFFTEVRLAAGVDPRLDSAIARVGKELADLEDAEYRARRVVELMALVLQGAQLVRHGHPAVAEAFCRSRLDDDWGIAMGTLPTGVDTAAILERV; translated from the coding sequence GTGAATTTCCCCGCCACCCACGAGGTGTTCAACCAGGTCCCGAACCTCGAGCCCTACCAGGCCGCCGACGACCCGGCCCTGCTCGAAGGGCTGCGCCGCGAAGGGGCGAGCTGGGCCGCGGACGAGGTTCGCGAACTCGGCGACCTGGCCGGCACCGCCCGCGCCCAGGACTGGGGCCGCCTCGCCGACGAGTACCCGCCCGTCCTGCACACCCACGACCGTTACGGCCGCCGCATCGACGAGGTCGAGTTCCATCCGCACTGGCACGATCTCATGACCGTCGCCGTCGAGAACGGCCTGCACGCCGCGCCCTGGCGCGACCCGCGTCCCGGCGCGCATGTCGCCCGCGCAGCGAAGTTCTACGTCTGGGGACACACCGACGCCGGGCACATGTGCCCGATCTCGATGACCTACGCCGCGATTCCGGCCCTGCGCCACAACGTCGAACTCGCCGAGCGCTACGAGCCGCTGCTGGCCGCCCCGCATTACGACTTCGGGCTGCGAGAGCCCTCCTCGAAGCGGGGCCTCATCGCCGGGATGTCGATGACCGAGAAGCAGGGCGGCTCCGACGTGCGCGCCAACACCACCACCGCCACCCCGAATGCGGACGGCTCGTACAGGATCGTCGGGCACAAATGGTTCACGTCCGCACCGATGTCCGACCTTTTCCTCACGCTCGCGCAGACCGAGCACGGACCGTCGTGTTTCCTGCTCCCGCGCGTCCTGCCCGACGGCACCCGTAACGCCATCCGCATCCAGCGACTGAAGGACAAGCTCGGCAACAAGTCGAACGCCTCCTCCGAGATCGAGTACGAGAACGCGATCGGCTGGCTCGTCGGCCCCGAGGGGCGGGGCATCAACACGATCATCGAGATGGTGAACATGACGCGGCTCGACTGCGTCATCGGCTCGGCGGTGAACATGCGGGTCGCGACGCTGCGCGCGGTGCACCACGCGCGGCACCGGAAGGCGTTCGGTGCGCTCCTCGTCGACCAGCCGCTCATGCGCAACGTCCTGTCCGATCTCGTCGTCGAATCCGACGCTGCGACGACGATGATGATGCGTCTGGCCGGGGCCACCGACCGTGCCGCGGGGGACGATCAGGAAGCCGCACTGCGCCGTATCGCGCTGGCCGTCACCAAGTACTGGGTGTGCAAGCGGGCACCCGCCCTGACAGCCGAAGCCCTCGAATGTCTCGGCGGCAACGGTTACGCCGAGGAATCGGGGATGCCGCGGCTGTATCGCGAGTCGCCGCTCATGTCGATCTGGGAGGGATCCGGAAACGTCGCGGCGCTCGACGCGCTGCGTGCCATGGCCCGGCAACCCGATACCGTCGAGGCGTTCTTCACCGAGGTCCGGCTCGCCGCAGGCGTCGATCCCCGGCTCGACTCGGCGATCGCCCGGGTGGGCAAGGAACTCGCCGACCTCGAGGACGCCGAATACCGGGCACGGCGCGTCGTGGAGCTGATGGCCCTCGTCCTGCAGGGAGCCCAGCTCGTCCGGCACGGACACCCCGCGGTCGCGGAGGCGTTCTGCCGCAGCCGGCTCGACGACGACTGGGGCATCGCGATGGGCACATTGCCGACCGGTGTGGACACCGCCGCGATCCTCGAGCGGGTCTGA
- a CDS encoding TetR/AcrR family transcriptional regulator produces MAYRRTPAVQERLDAQREAIAAAAVGLLSERGYSGLSVSAVAERAGVATGSVYRHYVDKSDLMVRIFRELCGREVEAVTAAAAAGSGTDRVSAVVETFSRRALRNPTLAYALLAEPVDAAVDAERLVLRRAFAAAFANAVNYGIAAGEFPEQDVDLTAAALVGAVGEVLTGRLRGAAESTVPDLVALALRAAGCPAVRNDKLSGVKP; encoded by the coding sequence GTGGCGTACCGGCGGACACCAGCAGTGCAGGAGAGACTCGACGCGCAACGCGAGGCGATCGCCGCTGCGGCCGTGGGGTTGCTGAGCGAGCGCGGCTACAGCGGACTGTCCGTCTCCGCGGTCGCCGAACGCGCCGGCGTCGCCACCGGCAGTGTCTACCGGCACTACGTCGACAAGTCCGACCTCATGGTGCGCATCTTCCGGGAACTGTGCGGCCGGGAGGTCGAGGCCGTGACGGCCGCAGCCGCAGCCGGATCCGGCACCGACCGGGTGAGCGCGGTGGTCGAGACGTTCTCCCGGCGTGCGCTGCGCAATCCCACCCTCGCCTACGCGCTGCTCGCCGAGCCGGTCGACGCCGCGGTCGACGCCGAACGGCTCGTGCTGCGCCGCGCCTTCGCGGCGGCCTTCGCGAATGCCGTGAACTACGGCATCGCGGCCGGTGAATTCCCCGAGCAGGACGTCGACCTCACCGCCGCCGCTCTCGTCGGGGCGGTCGGTGAGGTCCTCACCGGTCGCCTGCGTGGCGCGGCCGAATCCACCGTCCCCGACCTCGTCGCCCTCGCCCTGCGGGCGGCCGGGTGCCCTGCCGTCCGGAACGACAAACTGTCAGGAGTGAAGCCGTGA
- a CDS encoding carboxylesterase/lipase family protein, which yields MTPETHVTFTDGTVRGTRLGDLLAWRGIPYAAPPVGPLRLRAPQPVEPWTGVRDATQFGNAAPQRARYASTGRRGVRVRPDEDCLTLNVLAPAGRVHAPRPVLVFIHGGAFTLGTSALSVYGGESLVRRGDVVYVSVNYRLGALGYLDFGAFSTESARFDSNLGLRDQVAALEWVQRNIAAFGGDPGNVTVFGESAGGTSVTTLLATPAARGLFSAAIAQSPAPNLVVTADRSAEWGRTFVELLGADPDSAARALLDASPVELGRVGSRLGAQVLRATPGLHPFGPVVDGEFVPLQPLEAYETGAAHPVPLVLGTNDREGALFPKVLDALPTNPRRIDALFAATDPEAKDRITAVYPGYPDERAAIDLGGDLTFWYPSVQIAQAHARFAPTFMYRFDLAPRLLRWTGLDATHAVELLAVFDQSDEPLGRALTALGGRRRLRTVSAAMQRQWLNVTRHGEPLPSWPRYDENDRATVIFDEVTRVEHDPRRDRRLAWEGYRGYTAPAPVR from the coding sequence ATGACGCCCGAGACCCACGTCACATTCACCGACGGGACCGTCCGCGGCACCCGGCTCGGCGACCTCCTCGCCTGGCGCGGCATCCCGTACGCCGCTCCCCCGGTCGGTCCGCTGCGACTGCGCGCCCCGCAACCGGTCGAACCCTGGACCGGTGTGCGCGATGCGACGCAGTTCGGGAATGCGGCCCCGCAGCGGGCGCGCTATGCCTCGACCGGTCGCCGCGGTGTGCGTGTCCGTCCCGACGAGGACTGCCTGACCCTCAACGTGCTCGCTCCCGCCGGCCGGGTACACGCGCCGCGACCGGTTCTCGTGTTCATCCACGGCGGTGCGTTCACCCTCGGCACGAGTGCGCTGTCGGTGTACGGCGGCGAGTCGCTGGTCCGGCGCGGCGACGTCGTCTACGTGTCGGTCAACTACCGCCTCGGAGCGCTCGGCTATCTCGACTTCGGCGCCTTCTCCACCGAGTCGGCGCGGTTCGATTCCAATCTCGGTCTGCGCGACCAGGTCGCGGCACTGGAATGGGTGCAGCGCAACATCGCGGCCTTCGGCGGCGACCCCGGCAACGTGACGGTCTTCGGCGAGTCCGCGGGCGGCACCTCGGTGACCACCCTGCTGGCGACACCCGCCGCGCGCGGACTGTTCTCCGCCGCGATCGCGCAGAGTCCCGCACCGAATCTCGTCGTCACCGCCGATCGCTCGGCCGAATGGGGCCGCACGTTCGTCGAACTGCTCGGTGCCGATCCGGATTCGGCGGCCCGCGCGCTCCTCGACGCCTCGCCCGTCGAACTCGGGCGGGTGGGTTCCCGGCTCGGGGCGCAGGTTCTGCGCGCGACCCCCGGTCTGCATCCGTTCGGCCCGGTCGTCGACGGCGAGTTCGTTCCCCTCCAGCCGCTCGAGGCGTACGAGACCGGTGCGGCGCATCCTGTTCCGCTCGTGCTCGGAACGAACGACCGGGAAGGCGCGCTGTTCCCGAAGGTCCTCGACGCTCTGCCCACGAATCCCCGCCGGATCGACGCGCTGTTCGCCGCGACCGACCCGGAGGCGAAGGATCGCATCACGGCGGTCTATCCGGGATATCCGGACGAGCGCGCTGCGATCGATCTCGGCGGCGACCTCACCTTCTGGTATCCGTCGGTGCAGATCGCGCAGGCACATGCACGGTTCGCGCCGACCTTCATGTACCGGTTCGATCTCGCCCCGCGGCTGTTGCGGTGGACGGGCCTCGACGCGACCCACGCCGTGGAGCTGCTCGCGGTCTTCGACCAGAGCGACGAACCGCTCGGCCGCGCCCTCACGGCGCTGGGTGGCCGACGCAGGCTGCGTACGGTCTCCGCGGCGATGCAGCGTCAGTGGCTGAACGTGACGCGGCACGGCGAACCGTTGCCGTCGTGGCCACGCTATGACGAGAACGACCGTGCGACAGTCATTTTCGACGAGGTCACGCGCGTCGAGCACGATCCGCGCCGCGACCGGCGACTCGCGTGGGAGGGCTACCGCGGGTACACCGCTCCGGCACCCGTCCGGTGA
- a CDS encoding cupin domain-containing protein, translating to MDKLSLTAMARQQLKLAATSSSGRSSQTVFGGHTKHLRQTVVALLAGHELGEHDSPGEATLQVLSGQLQLVAGNDVWKGSAGDLIIIPPVRHSVSAIEDVAFLLTVAK from the coding sequence ATGGACAAGCTCTCCTTGACCGCCATGGCACGGCAGCAGCTCAAACTCGCAGCGACGTCCAGCAGCGGACGCAGCTCCCAGACGGTTTTCGGTGGGCATACCAAGCACCTGCGGCAGACCGTCGTCGCCCTGCTTGCGGGGCACGAACTCGGCGAGCACGACAGTCCGGGCGAGGCGACCCTGCAGGTGCTCTCGGGCCAGCTCCAGCTCGTCGCCGGCAACGACGTCTGGAAGGGTTCGGCGGGCGACCTGATCATCATCCCGCCCGTGCGGCACAGTGTCAGCGCCATCGAGGACGTCGCCTTCCTGCTCACCGTCGCGAAATAG
- a CDS encoding dihydrofolate reductase, whose translation MGDVTLVWAQAHDGVIGRENTIPWHIPEDMAFFKDATMGKPVIMGRLTWDSLPPRFRPLPGRRNIVVTRNAEWSAEGAETATSLDDALTLAGDGEAVVMGGGQIYAQAMPFATHLLVTEVDLDVDGDATAPEIGPEWAAEPGEWQMSTKGIRFRWIRYARS comes from the coding sequence ATGGGAGATGTCACCCTCGTCTGGGCTCAGGCACACGACGGTGTGATCGGCCGGGAGAACACCATCCCGTGGCACATCCCCGAGGACATGGCGTTCTTCAAGGACGCGACGATGGGAAAGCCGGTGATCATGGGGCGGCTCACCTGGGACTCGCTGCCGCCGAGGTTCCGGCCGCTGCCGGGCCGGCGGAACATCGTCGTCACCCGCAACGCCGAGTGGTCGGCCGAGGGTGCCGAGACCGCGACGAGTCTCGACGACGCGCTGACGCTCGCCGGCGACGGTGAGGCCGTGGTGATGGGCGGAGGCCAGATCTACGCGCAGGCGATGCCGTTCGCCACGCACCTGCTCGTGACCGAGGTGGACCTCGACGTCGACGGCGACGCGACCGCGCCGGAGATCGGACCCGAGTGGGCGGCGGAGCCGGGGGAATGGCAGATGTCCACCAAGGGAATCAGGTTCCGCTGGATCCGGTACGCGCGAAGCTGA
- a CDS encoding thymidylate synthase, giving the protein MTVPTPYEDLLRLILETGAEKNDRTGTGTRSLFGHQMRFDLSEGFPLITTKKVHLKSIVYELLWFLRGDSNVEWLRQHGVTIWDEWAAPDGDLGPVYGVQWRSWPTPDGQHIDQISQVIETLRTNPDSRRILVSAWNVAELDKMALMPCHAFFQFYVADGKLSCQLYQRSADMFLGVPFNIASYALLTHMVAQQTGLEPGEFVWTGGDCHIYSNHIDQVTEQLTREPYPYPTLKLHPRDSIFGYHYEDVEVVGYRHHPAIKAPVAV; this is encoded by the coding sequence GTGACTGTGCCGACGCCCTACGAAGATCTCCTGCGCCTGATTCTCGAAACCGGAGCCGAGAAGAACGACCGCACCGGCACCGGAACCCGAAGCCTGTTCGGCCACCAGATGCGCTTCGATCTGTCCGAGGGCTTCCCGCTGATCACCACGAAGAAGGTGCATCTGAAGTCCATCGTCTACGAGCTGCTGTGGTTCCTGCGCGGCGACTCCAACGTCGAGTGGCTTCGGCAGCACGGCGTGACGATCTGGGACGAGTGGGCGGCGCCCGACGGCGACCTCGGACCGGTCTACGGCGTGCAGTGGCGTTCCTGGCCGACGCCGGACGGGCAGCACATCGACCAGATCAGCCAGGTGATCGAGACGCTGCGCACCAACCCCGACTCGCGCCGGATCCTCGTGTCCGCATGGAACGTCGCCGAGCTCGACAAGATGGCACTGATGCCGTGCCACGCGTTCTTCCAGTTCTACGTGGCCGACGGCAAACTGAGCTGCCAGCTCTACCAGCGCAGCGCCGACATGTTCCTCGGTGTGCCGTTCAACATCGCCAGCTACGCGCTGCTCACCCACATGGTCGCGCAGCAGACCGGCCTCGAACCCGGCGAGTTCGTCTGGACCGGCGGCGACTGCCACATCTACTCCAACCACATCGATCAGGTCACCGAACAGCTCACCCGCGAGCCGTATCCCTATCCGACGCTGAAGCTGCACCCGCGCGACTCGATCTTCGGCTACCACTACGAGGACGTCGAGGTCGTCGGCTACCGGCACCACCCGGCGATCAAGGCGCCGGTGGCCGTCTGA
- a CDS encoding Fpg/Nei family DNA glycosylase — protein sequence MPELPEVEALAVFLREHAVGSVVGRIDVAALSVLQTADPPITALQGRDITGASRFGKFLAIACSDLHLITHLSRGGWLRWLDEPSQTPPKLGRGPLALRVHLFAPDATTPAFDLTEAGTKKRLAVWVVDDPQKVPGIARLGPDALTLTRDEFAALLTDSTSRLKTLLIDQKILAGIGNAYSDEILHVAQQSPFATAGRLTDDEVTVLYGAMRSVLTDAVTRSVGQDAARLKGEKRSGLRVHARAGEPCPVCGDTVREVSYTDRSFQYCPTCQTGGKVLADRRMSRLLK from the coding sequence ATGCCCGAGCTCCCCGAGGTGGAAGCACTTGCGGTGTTCCTGCGCGAGCACGCGGTCGGCAGCGTCGTCGGACGCATCGACGTCGCGGCGCTGAGCGTGCTGCAGACCGCCGACCCGCCGATCACGGCGCTGCAGGGACGCGACATCACCGGCGCGTCACGCTTCGGCAAGTTCCTCGCGATCGCCTGCTCGGACCTGCACCTCATCACGCACCTGTCGCGCGGTGGCTGGTTGCGGTGGCTCGACGAGCCGTCGCAGACTCCCCCGAAACTCGGCCGCGGTCCGCTCGCCCTCCGCGTCCATTTGTTCGCCCCCGACGCGACGACCCCGGCCTTCGACCTCACCGAGGCCGGCACGAAGAAGCGATTGGCGGTCTGGGTCGTCGACGATCCGCAGAAGGTTCCCGGCATCGCCCGCCTCGGCCCCGACGCGCTCACCCTCACGCGCGACGAGTTCGCCGCACTCCTGACCGACAGCACCTCACGCCTCAAGACGTTGCTGATCGACCAGAAGATTCTCGCGGGCATCGGCAACGCCTACTCCGACGAGATCCTGCACGTCGCGCAGCAATCACCGTTCGCGACCGCCGGACGGCTGACCGACGACGAGGTGACCGTGCTGTACGGGGCGATGCGGTCGGTGCTCACCGATGCCGTCACCCGCTCGGTCGGGCAGGACGCGGCGCGCCTCAAGGGCGAGAAACGGTCGGGTCTGCGCGTGCACGCCCGCGCCGGCGAGCCGTGCCCGGTGTGCGGCGACACCGTCCGCGAGGTCTCCTACACCGACCGCTCGTTCCAGTACTGCCCGACCTGCCAGACCGGAGGGAAGGTCCTCGCCGACCGGCGGATGTCCCGCCTGCTGAAGTAG
- a CDS encoding tellurite resistance/C4-dicarboxylate transporter family protein, translated as MQIRSWLREGVRTLAPGYFAFVMAGGIVSTGLHIQGFRFASTVLLIVAALGYAVLVALSVWRFLAFRGEVRADLADSGRAFGFFTFVAGSNVLGVRLMMDAWHSTAAVLLATAAVTWLVLGYVVPWTAVLGTTERPVLAKANGTWFIWVVASESVAIAAAALQPVYRELDRLLAAVAVFTWGVGLFLYAAAGIFVAARMLQYPLRPTDLTAPYWVSMGACSIIVVAGSQIVEMDDAPMVDATRGLIAGLAVVVWAFATWLLPPLVAAGWWRHRTHRVPLTYDSSLWSIVFPLGMYAVAGMYLGRADELPLVGAIGAAELWIAVTAWVVVFAAMLHRLWVRLVRPVDERD; from the coding sequence GTGCAGATCCGGTCCTGGCTTCGCGAAGGAGTCCGCACTCTCGCACCGGGTTATTTCGCCTTCGTCATGGCCGGTGGCATCGTCTCCACGGGCCTCCACATCCAAGGCTTCCGTTTCGCATCGACGGTGCTGCTGATCGTGGCCGCCCTCGGATATGCGGTGCTCGTCGCACTGTCGGTGTGGCGGTTCCTCGCGTTCCGCGGCGAGGTCCGCGCCGACCTCGCCGATTCCGGACGGGCGTTCGGATTCTTCACCTTCGTCGCGGGCAGCAACGTGCTCGGCGTGCGCCTGATGATGGACGCCTGGCATTCCACGGCGGCGGTGCTGCTCGCGACCGCGGCAGTGACGTGGCTGGTGCTCGGATACGTCGTCCCGTGGACCGCGGTGCTCGGCACGACGGAGCGTCCCGTCCTCGCGAAGGCCAACGGAACGTGGTTCATCTGGGTGGTCGCGAGCGAATCGGTGGCCATCGCAGCGGCCGCACTCCAGCCCGTCTACCGCGAACTGGACAGACTGCTCGCCGCCGTCGCGGTGTTCACGTGGGGCGTGGGGCTGTTCCTGTACGCGGCGGCCGGCATCTTCGTCGCGGCGCGGATGCTGCAGTACCCGCTGAGACCCACCGATCTGACCGCGCCGTACTGGGTGTCGATGGGAGCGTGCTCGATCATCGTCGTGGCGGGCTCGCAGATCGTCGAGATGGACGACGCACCGATGGTGGACGCGACCCGTGGACTGATCGCGGGCCTCGCCGTCGTCGTCTGGGCCTTCGCGACGTGGTTGTTGCCACCACTCGTCGCGGCCGGGTGGTGGCGGCATCGCACCCACCGGGTTCCGCTCACCTACGACTCGTCCTTGTGGTCGATCGTCTTCCCCCTGGGCATGTACGCGGTTGCGGGGATGTATCTGGGTCGCGCCGACGAACTTCCACTGGTCGGTGCGATCGGCGCCGCAGAGTTGTGGATCGCGGTGACCGCCTGGGTCGTGGTGTTCGCGGCGATGCTCCACCGCCTGTGGGTCCGGCTCGTGCGCCCGGTCGACGAGCGCGACTGA
- a CDS encoding DUF2243 domain-containing protein — translation MTGATRSGGTRDGISVRHSAISGVLLGVALMAAIDEIVFHQILGWHHFYDRSTPAVGLASDGLLHTAELLVLVAGFALLADVRRRHALAVRHFWAALLMGAGGFQLFDGLVNHKVFRIHQIRYDVDVWPYDLAWIAGALVFLIAGAALWWSARRNARTTELSDG, via the coding sequence ATGACCGGCGCGACGCGATCCGGGGGTACGCGCGACGGAATCTCGGTGCGGCACTCCGCGATCAGTGGCGTCCTGCTCGGTGTGGCGCTCATGGCCGCGATCGACGAGATCGTCTTCCACCAGATCCTCGGTTGGCACCACTTCTACGATCGATCCACGCCCGCGGTCGGGCTCGCCTCCGACGGCCTGCTGCACACGGCCGAGTTGCTCGTGCTCGTAGCGGGATTCGCGTTGCTTGCGGACGTGCGTCGCAGACATGCCCTCGCGGTACGGCACTTCTGGGCGGCCCTGCTCATGGGCGCCGGGGGATTCCAGTTGTTCGACGGGCTGGTGAACCACAAGGTGTTCCGCATCCACCAGATCCGCTACGACGTCGACGTGTGGCCCTATGACCTGGCATGGATCGCAGGAGCGCTCGTGTTCCTGATCGCCGGTGCCGCCCTGTGGTGGTCGGCGCGGCGGAACGCCCGCACCACCGAGCTCTCGGACGGATAG
- a CDS encoding alpha/beta hydrolase family protein translates to MSVEPLDTGTVAGHLHLPEGSAQGAVALTHGAGGNCDARILQLMCARFADSGFLALRYDLPFRRRKPKGPPQPSRAEEDRAGVAAAAAELRERVPGPLLLGGVSYGGRQTSMLAADEPGIADALVLLSYPLHPPGKPEKLRTEHLPKIAMPTVFVHGDRDPFGTFDELREALALLHAAATLVEVTGAAHDLSRAKTDPSEAAVSAALHLLEEKTS, encoded by the coding sequence GTGAGCGTCGAACCGCTGGACACCGGCACCGTGGCCGGTCACCTGCATCTTCCCGAGGGCAGCGCGCAGGGCGCCGTCGCGTTGACGCACGGGGCCGGCGGCAACTGCGACGCCCGGATCCTGCAACTGATGTGCGCCCGGTTCGCCGACTCCGGCTTCCTCGCCCTGCGCTACGACCTGCCGTTCCGTCGGCGTAAACCCAAGGGACCCCCGCAGCCGTCCCGGGCGGAGGAGGACCGTGCGGGTGTGGCCGCCGCGGCTGCGGAGCTGCGCGAACGGGTGCCCGGTCCCCTGCTGCTCGGCGGCGTCTCCTACGGCGGCCGGCAGACGTCGATGCTCGCGGCCGACGAACCCGGCATCGCCGACGCCCTCGTCCTGCTGTCCTATCCCCTCCATCCCCCGGGGAAGCCGGAGAAGCTACGCACCGAGCACCTGCCGAAGATCGCGATGCCCACGGTGTTCGTCCACGGCGACCGCGACCCCTTCGGCACCTTCGACGAACTTCGGGAGGCACTCGCCCTCCTGCACGCGGCCGCGACCCTCGTGGAGGTCACCGGGGCCGCACACGACCTGAGCCGCGCGAAGACGGATCCGTCGGAGGCCGCCGTCTCCGCTGCACTGCACCTGCTGGAAGAAAAGACATCATGA